One window of Papaver somniferum cultivar HN1 chromosome 9, ASM357369v1, whole genome shotgun sequence genomic DNA carries:
- the LOC113309884 gene encoding F-box protein At5g07610-like, with translation MAAEKYPLSAAEPISVTLASIDRPNRKYSYRSYFSVSLAFNPIKSRHYKVICMLKNAKDDYDIQIYSSGTCSWKVIKHSHSLPNICGSGVFWNGFFIWHNVGNSLVYFNVEKQIFAEEQMPGCLLPKSSKTSLYFGECKGHLYYVELSKHPVYLEPTILIYEQHCSTGWRAVYNIDIRRLRVLCLKKIEYNFLKNEVKVLLIDGEEAEEEYDSPKLVLQIRDKVLSFDLGDLESINEIYDTEPKLLVIQGFRIVKSFMLSGISSHLLRSDDEI, from the exons ATGGCAGCGgaaaaatatccgttatccg CGGCAGAGCCTATTTCCGTTACGTTagcatccattgacaggcctaatcgCAAATACAGTTATAGATCATATTTCAGTGTTAGTTTAGCTTTTAATCCGATTAAATCACGTCATTACAAAGTTATTTGCATGTTAAAGAATGCGAAAGACGATTATGACATACAAATCTACTCTTCGGGAACATGTTCATGGAAGGTCATTAAACATTCACACTCGTTGCCTAATATATGTGGTTCTGGTGTCTTTTGGAATGGATTTTTCATTTGGCACAATGTAGGTAACTCTTTGGTTTATTTCAATGTCGAGAAACAAATATTTGCCGAAGAACAGATGCCAGGCTGTTTACTTCCGAAATCAAGTAAGACTAGTTTGTATTTCGGTGAGTGCAAGGGTCATTTGTATTATGTTGAGCTTTCTAAACATCCGGTTTACTTAGAGCCGACCATCCTTATCTACGAGCAGCATTGCAGTACTGGATGGCGTGCAGTATACAATATCGATATCCGTAGATTAAGAGTTTTATGTTTGAAGAAGATTGAGTATAATTTTTTAAAGAACGAGGTCAAAGTGTTACTTATCGATGgcgaagaagcagaagaagaatatgattcaCCGAAGTTGGTTTTACAAATACGGGATAAAGTTCTTTCTTTTGATCTTGGAGATTTGGAGAGCATTAATGAAATTTATGATACAGAACCTAAACTACTCGTTATTCAAGGTTTTCGCATTGTAAAGTCGTTCATGCTTTCCGGTATATCCAGTCATTTGCTTCGGTCTGATGATGAAATTTAA